The DNA region GGGAATCGGCGGGTCGTCGATCGGACTGCGCCGCGTCGGAGCCGGACGATCAGATCGAAAGCTGGATCAACGAAGGGGGCCGGAGGTGAAGTGAATCCATGAGAGCGCTCAGCGTCCTGGTGATGGAGGACGATGCCCTGATCGCCATGCTGTTAGCCGACGTGCTCGCGGAGTTGGGCTACGACGTTTGCGCGATCGAGGCCACCGAGGCGGGTGCGGTGGCCGCGGCTGCTCGATGCAGGCCGGACCTGATGATCGTCGACGCGCGGTTGGCCAGGGGGAGCGGCGTCTCGGCCGTCGACGCAATCCTCCGCGCCGGGTTCGTGCCGCATGTCTTCGTCAGTGGCGATGTTTTGAGCGTCCAGGCACTGAGGCCGGGCGCGGTAGTGATCCAGAAGCCTTTTCGTGAGCCCGACCTCGCTCGGGCCATTCAACGCGCGCTCGACGCCGCGCCCGCCTGTTAGAGTCCATCTCGAAACGGAGGGAAAGTTATGGTGGGGCGAGATGCGGTTTCAAACGGGTGCGGAAGCCGGATTGGACAGCCTCATTCGGATCCCGACTACCCGGAGCGAGGATGGACGGGATCAGACCGATTGGAACGTCCTGCCTTTCATTTCGAAACGCGTCTTGAGCGTGAGCCCGGCCTCGGTAAGACTTGTGCCGATCATGACGAAGAGAAGATTGAGCTGCTCCCCGGAAAGGTGGGAGTTGCCGCGAACGTAATCGACGAGAAGGAGAGCACCCAATCCAGCCGGCAATACCGCAGCAACGAGATCGATGATGGACACGTTTTGGCTGTGCCGCAATGCAGACATCAGGAGATAAATCTGAGGTCCGAGAT from Rhizobiales bacterium GAS188 includes:
- a CDS encoding Response regulator receiver domain-containing protein, with product MRALSVLVMEDDALIAMLLADVLAELGYDVCAIEATEAGAVAAAARCRPDLMIVDARLARGSGVSAVDAILRAGFVPHVFVSGDVLSVQALRPGAVVIQKPFREPDLARAIQRALDAAPAC